A single window of Cottoperca gobio chromosome 9, fCotGob3.1, whole genome shotgun sequence DNA harbors:
- the coq2 gene encoding 4-hydroxybenzoate polyprenyltransferase, mitochondrial: MLPAKLSSHLTLNTLRRIHRGSSYSCLYPLSNIFLHTEGRRTTVASLLSDSSALRRVFYSQSAIRPSLRLRETQQYGRRSFSLSAATIVSSAPAPVQPYLRLMRLDKPIGTWLLYLPSTWSIALAADPGCLPHLGMLTLFGAGALLMRGAGCTINDMWDKDFDKKVSRTATRPIASGEISQMQALVFLGGQLSLALGVLLCLNYYSIALGAASLSLVISYPLMKRITYWPQFVLGLTFNWGALLGWSAVKGFCDWSVCLPLYFSGVMWTLIYDTIYAHQDKEDDVKVGVKSTALRFQEQTKPWLSGFTVAMMSGLVVAGVNAEQTLPYYAVLSTVALHLTHQIYTLDIHRPEDCWKKFVSNRNLGLLLFLGIVVGNLWKERKETLLQNEETVR, encoded by the exons ATGCTGCCAGCCAAGCTGTCCAGCCACTTAACTCTGAATACCCTGAGGAGGATTCATCGTGGATCTTCTTATTCCTGTCTCTACCCCCTGTCGAACATCTTCCTTCACACGGAAGGACGGAGGACGACAGTTGCGAGTCTCCTCTCAGATTCCAGTGCGTTGAGAAGAGTGTTTTACAGCCAGAGTGCTATCCGCCCGTCACTCAGACTACGTGAAACACAGCAATATGGGAGAAGATCCTTTAGTTTATCAGCTGCTACAATTGTGAGTTCAGCACCAGCGCCTGTCCAGCCATACCTCCGATTGATGAGGCTGGACAAACCCATTG GGACATGGCTGCTCTACCTCCCCAGTACATGGAGCATTGCTCTGGCTGCCGACCCCGGATGCCTCCCACATCTGGGCATGCTCACCCTGTTTGGTGCGGGTGCTCTGCTCATGAGAGGAGCAGGCTGCACCATCAATGACATGTGGGATAAAGACTTTGATAAAAAG GTCTCCAGGACGGCCACACGACCCATTGCGTCGGGAGAGATTTCTCAGATGCAGGCACTCGTCTTCTTAGGAGGACAGCTTTCTCTGGCACTTGGGGTTCTCTTGTGTCTGAACTATTACAG CATAGCTTTGGGTGCTGCCTCATTATCGCTTGTCATCTCCTACCCGCTGATGAAGAGGATCACTTATTGGCCGCAGTTTGTGTTGG GCCTCACTTTCAACTGGGGAGCGCTGCTCGGCTGGTCTGCTGTCAAGGGCTTCTGTGATTGGTCCGTATGCCTCCCGCTGTATTTCTCAGGAGTGATGTGGACGCTGATATATGACACAATATATGCACATCAG GATAAAGAGGATGACGTCAAGGTTGGAGTCAAATCTACTGCGCTGAGGTTCCAGGAGCAAACCAAACCTTGGCTGAGTGGCTTCACGGTGGCCATGATGTCAGGCCTGGTTGTAGCTGGAGTCAATGCTGAACAGACTCTCCCTTACTATGCTGTTCTGTCCACAGTGGCCCTTCACCTAACGCATCAG ATTTACACATTGGACATTCACAGACCAGAGGACTGCTGGAAGAAATTTGTGTCAAACCGAAACCTTggattgttgttatttttaggCATTGTTGTCGGCAATttgtggaaagaaagaaaagagacttTGCTGCAAAATGAggaaacagtcagataa
- the LOC115013076 gene encoding zinc finger protein 462-like isoform X2 — protein sequence MCEAVFGEECKMQQDSINFSSSGHMTENQVIPQESTIKSFQCCHCPLLFKSKVYLFEHLNTVHGFDVDAALKEAGLKYPGNNKANTDNNCTRSGDDFQCQHCDFIACSWDVLNDHDKQCHKKLEDQNVIGNLNPGAKITVISTNQHSGAAGAKETTPSFSVMSTSNSKYAIVSSKDLKTYKRPLQTITKYFVATSGPNVKPAVKLADSSELPDSTKGTIILQESPSSSSPNSSGVFKVTAKSLIDITHVSQRFLLDDHLLNTDLRPPKPKEQSKETVPSNAGKRTNNESSKSPPAKKAKSDNETKPPEEASASKQQPSSNTEISFDFSEDEGEKKLPFTTDVLKALKKHYKKNHLIHAVDNSLMYCRYSATGCHEGSSQSNKCEKALGPERRGGISPESACSSNKEVKNPPSPQHPISPGADVGFYHCNTCKFSHKSVVVMHVHYQKSHPGKEVTMDKIKSAHVTSHRTSQKIPDKTPNPVAITGTSAHQMNISDTFKKTKDKAELSQRKHAAEDSKTHSESPKTMKAESAEDGNKGKRSPSKRMRERESLTRISPIKLFYCQFCSYSSTNIKSVVGHHNAKHAVHALTCIEEILSYSAEVQKNKLQSEAEASPSTKSSNTKTNKQVKVYSEKVQHEEENVYACAENLFYCQKCNYGNPSVKGVANHHCKIHRSLHYSRERTLEHTALIRDEIEKSKSQAKDFPFSTRLPLPLINEGDEDMFFCHFCNYRQCTKEYVLRHYVKRHRGFMVTGEQVCLYTSVVREKTQKSHLKTTANQEVDHFKVKENKKAEKLGKSVSVSAAPSVTPSQTQRTLQCYRCAYSTQYVCVLKRHIWKVHRANRTVSNVLRKCYKQGSLQTGYHCDMCVFSHKDAAVVYEHYHEQHPGRKPSLDYVTNQLYVGPKLPKRKKPQINHSDDTDGRSPSQKPGQNESKTYSCRACSFKGSSLSILARHYRDVHPWSVKEDGSVLGVVKNKRPSASRLVEDHNKLSGSFETYQVPLEFDDSPGLSPEETASSEMLTCPNCPSKFYTQHGLNTHCGMKHHEAVNENAEEPQEQIQTRMYVFKCPHCSYVNTNYQGVLTHCQMMHPALESRADNFHLDEAHLSNWDDCLKRKGPGNPGNLKISGYMCLDCPHICSTLEKLKKHCEKEHTETPTPSAVSKLKQYRTLSNRLPVSQVSFLSKKVYAVVRCQFCAYCCSTKLALGRHMLVHHRKAPAAKVQESVFKCILCSNSYFTKKRLRSHYFNKHGRDSFLEYFAPVYKKADEKPEPTSHDPLTQATRKHW from the exons atgtgtgaggctgtgtttgGAGAGGAATGCAAGATGCAACAAG ATTCAATTAACTTTTCCTCATCTGGCCACATGACAGAGAATCAAGTTATCCCTCAAGAATCCACAATCAAGTCTTTCCAGTGTTGTcactgtcctctcctcttcaaaTCCAAGGTCTACCTTTTTGAACACCTCAACACGGTGCATGGCTTTGATGTAGATGCTGCTCTCAAAGAGGCTGGTTTGAAATACCCTGGTAATAACAAAGCCAACACTGACAACAACTGTACACGTTCAGGAGATGATTTTCAATGCCAGCACTGTGATTTTATAGCGTGTAGTTGGGATGTTTTAAACGATCATGACAAACAATGTCACAAAAAATTAGAAGATCAGAATGTGATAGGAAATCTAAACCCAGGGGCCAAGATAACTGTCATCTCAACAAACCAGCAcagtggagctgcaggagcaaAAGAGACTACCCCCTCTTTTTCAGTTATGTCTACCTCAAATTCTAAGTACGCAATTGTTTCGTCAAAAGATCTGAAGACATACAAGAGGCCATTGCAAACAATTACCAAGTACTTTGTGGCAACATCTGGACCAAATGTGAAACCCGCAGTGAAGTTAGCTGATAGCTCAGAGCTTCCAGACAGCACCAAAGGAACCATCATTTTGCAAGAATCTCCCTCAAGCTCTAGCCCAAACAGTAGTGGTGTGTTTAAAGTCACTGCAAAGTCCTTGATTGATATCACCCATGTGTCTCAACGTTTTTTGCTAGATGACCACCTTTTAAATACTGACCTGAGACCACCAAAGCCCAAGGAACAATCAAAAGAGACAGTTCCTAGCAACGCTGGCAAGAGGACCAACAATGAAAGCTCAAAAAGTCCTCCTGCTAAAAAAGCAAAGTCAGACAACGAGACGAAGCCCCCGGAGGAAGCAAGCGCAAGTAAACAGCAACCATCGAGCAACACAGAGATCTCATTTGACTTTAGTGAAGATGAAGGAGAAAAGAAGCTTCCGTTTACCACCGATGTGTTGAAGGCTTTGAAAAAACATTACAAGAAAAATCACCTAATACATGCGGTGGATAATTCCTTGATGTACTGCAGATATTCGGCGACTGGATGCCATGAAGGATCATCTCAGTCGAACAAATGTGAAAAAGCACTCGGTCCAGAAAGACGAGGAGGGATTTCTCCTGAGAGTGCCTGTTCATCAAATAAGGAAGTCAAAAATCCACCCTCACCCCAACATCCCATCTCCCCTGGAGCAGATGTGGGCTTCTATCATTGCAACACCTGCAAGTTTAGTCATAAGTCAGTTGTTGTTATGCATGTCCACTACCAAAAAAGCCATCCCGGTAAAGAAGTTACAATGGACAAAATCAAGTCAGCTCATGTCACGTCACATAGAACATCACAGAAGATTCCAGATAAGACTCCAAACCCTGTGGCAATCACTGGAACATCTGCACATCAAATGAACATCTCAGATacttttaagaaaacaaaagacaaagctgAGCTGTCACAGCGTAAGCACGCAGCAGAAGATTCTAAGACTCATTCAGAGTCTCCCAAAACTATGAAAGCGGAATCTGCGGAAGACGGAAATAAAGGCAAGCGGTCGCCTTCAAAACGaatgagagaaagggaaagtTTAACCCGCATTTCACCTATTAAATTGTTCTACTGCCAGTTTTGCAGTTATTCAAGCACCAACATCAAAAGCGTTGTTGGTCATCATAACGCAAAACATGCTGTGCATGCACTAACATGTATTGAAGAGATCTTAAGTTATAGTGCTGAGGTGCAGAAAAATAAACTTCAAAGTGAAGCTGAGGCCTCCCCAAGTACTAAATCTTCAAATACTAAAACTAATAAACAAGTTAAAGTATATAGTGAAAAAGTTCAACATGAAGAAGAGAATGTTTATGCGTGTGCAGAAAACTTGTTTTACTGCCAGAAATGCAACTATGGAAATCCATCTGTAAAAGGTGTAGCAAACCATCATTGCAAAATTCACCGAAGTCTACATTACAGCAGGGAACGCACTCTTGAACATACAGCTTTGATTCGGGATGAAattgaaaaatctaaatctcAAGCAAAGGACTTCCCCTTCTCTACACGTCTACCTCTCCCTCTTATAAATGAGGGCGATGAAGATATGTTCTTCTGCCACTTTTGCAACTATAGGCAGTGTACTAAGGAGTATGTACTGCGGCATTACGTCAAAAGACATCGGGGATTTATGGTTACGGGCGAACAAGTTTGTCTGTATACCTCTGTGGTTCGTGAAAAGACTCAGAAATCGCACCTAAAAACAACTGCAAATCAAGAAGTCGATCATTTCAaagtaaaggaaaataaaaaagcagaaaagctTGGCAAATCCGTCTCAGTTTCAGCCGCACCCTCAGTGACAccctcacaaacacagaggacCCTTCAGTGCTATAGATGCGCATACAGCactcaatatgtgtgtgttttgaagagGCATATATGGAAAGTCCACAGGGCAAACCGCACGGTCTCGAATGTTTTGAGAAAGTGTTACAAACAAGGATCTTTGCAGACGGGGTATCACTGTgacatgtgtgttttctctcacaaAGATGCAGCAGTAGTTTATGAACACTACCATGAGCAACACCCAGGACGTAAGCCGAGCCTTGATTACGTGACTAATCAGTTGTATGTCGGTCCCAAACTTCCTAAAAGGAAGAAACCTCAAATAAATCACAGCGATGACACGGATGGCAGATCACCATCTCAGAAACCTGGACAAAACGAAAGCAAGACTTATTCGTGCAGAGCATGTTCATTTAAAGGCAGCTCATTGTCAATCCTCGCACGCCACTACCGTGACGTTCATCCGTGGTCTGTGAAAGAAGACGGCTCGGTCCTGGGTGTCGTCAAAAACAAGAGACCAAGTGCGAGCAGGCTGGTGGAAGACCACAATAAATTGTCTGGGTCATTCGAAACCTACCAGGTACCTCTTGAATTTGATGATTCACCTGGTTTGTCTCCTGAAGAAACAGCATCTTCCGAAATGCTCACGTGCCCTAACTGCCCATCAAAGTTTTACACCCAGCACGGTCTCAACACTCACTGTGGAATGAAACACCATGAAGCTGTAAATGAAAACGCAGAGGAACCGCAAGAGCAAATCCAAACACGCATGTATGTCTTTAAGTGTCCACATTGTAGCTACGTGAATACCAATTATCAAGGAGTTCTCACTCACTGCCAGATGATGCATCCTGCCCTCGAATCCAGGGCGGACAATTTTCATTTGGATGAAGCACATTTATCCAACTGGGATGActgtttgaaaagaaaaggtCCCGGCAATCCTGGGAATTTGAAAATTAGTGGCTACATGTGTTTAGACTGCCCACACATCTGCTCAACGCTGGAGAAGCTGAAAAAGCACTGCGAGAAGGAGCATACGGAGACGCCCACACCATCAGCTGTGagcaaactaaaacaatataGGACTCTAAGCAATCGGCTACCAGTATCACAGGTTTCCTTTTTAAGTAAGAAAGTGTATGCAGTGGTTAGGTGCCAGTTCTGTGCTTACTGTTGCAGCACAAAACTTGCGCTCGGTCGACACATGCTCGTTCACCACAGGAAGGCGCCTGCTGCCAAGGTTCAGGAATCTGTGTTCAAGTGCATCTTGTGTTCCAATTCCTATTTCACAAAAAAGCGTCTAAGAAgccattattttaataaacacgGAAGGGACAGCTTCTTAGAATACTTTGCACCGGTATACAAGAAGGCCGACGAGAAGCCAGAGCCCACATCTCACGACCCTTTAACTCAGGCAACAAGAAAACACTGGTGA
- the LOC115013076 gene encoding zinc finger protein 462-like isoform X1 has protein sequence MVSHSCVFMCEAVFGEECKMQQDSINFSSSGHMTENQVIPQESTIKSFQCCHCPLLFKSKVYLFEHLNTVHGFDVDAALKEAGLKYPGNNKANTDNNCTRSGDDFQCQHCDFIACSWDVLNDHDKQCHKKLEDQNVIGNLNPGAKITVISTNQHSGAAGAKETTPSFSVMSTSNSKYAIVSSKDLKTYKRPLQTITKYFVATSGPNVKPAVKLADSSELPDSTKGTIILQESPSSSSPNSSGVFKVTAKSLIDITHVSQRFLLDDHLLNTDLRPPKPKEQSKETVPSNAGKRTNNESSKSPPAKKAKSDNETKPPEEASASKQQPSSNTEISFDFSEDEGEKKLPFTTDVLKALKKHYKKNHLIHAVDNSLMYCRYSATGCHEGSSQSNKCEKALGPERRGGISPESACSSNKEVKNPPSPQHPISPGADVGFYHCNTCKFSHKSVVVMHVHYQKSHPGKEVTMDKIKSAHVTSHRTSQKIPDKTPNPVAITGTSAHQMNISDTFKKTKDKAELSQRKHAAEDSKTHSESPKTMKAESAEDGNKGKRSPSKRMRERESLTRISPIKLFYCQFCSYSSTNIKSVVGHHNAKHAVHALTCIEEILSYSAEVQKNKLQSEAEASPSTKSSNTKTNKQVKVYSEKVQHEEENVYACAENLFYCQKCNYGNPSVKGVANHHCKIHRSLHYSRERTLEHTALIRDEIEKSKSQAKDFPFSTRLPLPLINEGDEDMFFCHFCNYRQCTKEYVLRHYVKRHRGFMVTGEQVCLYTSVVREKTQKSHLKTTANQEVDHFKVKENKKAEKLGKSVSVSAAPSVTPSQTQRTLQCYRCAYSTQYVCVLKRHIWKVHRANRTVSNVLRKCYKQGSLQTGYHCDMCVFSHKDAAVVYEHYHEQHPGRKPSLDYVTNQLYVGPKLPKRKKPQINHSDDTDGRSPSQKPGQNESKTYSCRACSFKGSSLSILARHYRDVHPWSVKEDGSVLGVVKNKRPSASRLVEDHNKLSGSFETYQVPLEFDDSPGLSPEETASSEMLTCPNCPSKFYTQHGLNTHCGMKHHEAVNENAEEPQEQIQTRMYVFKCPHCSYVNTNYQGVLTHCQMMHPALESRADNFHLDEAHLSNWDDCLKRKGPGNPGNLKISGYMCLDCPHICSTLEKLKKHCEKEHTETPTPSAVSKLKQYRTLSNRLPVSQVSFLSKKVYAVVRCQFCAYCCSTKLALGRHMLVHHRKAPAAKVQESVFKCILCSNSYFTKKRLRSHYFNKHGRDSFLEYFAPVYKKADEKPEPTSHDPLTQATRKHW, from the exons atg GTGAGTCACAGCTGCGTCTTCatgtgtgaggctgtgtttgGAGAGGAATGCAAGATGCAACAAG ATTCAATTAACTTTTCCTCATCTGGCCACATGACAGAGAATCAAGTTATCCCTCAAGAATCCACAATCAAGTCTTTCCAGTGTTGTcactgtcctctcctcttcaaaTCCAAGGTCTACCTTTTTGAACACCTCAACACGGTGCATGGCTTTGATGTAGATGCTGCTCTCAAAGAGGCTGGTTTGAAATACCCTGGTAATAACAAAGCCAACACTGACAACAACTGTACACGTTCAGGAGATGATTTTCAATGCCAGCACTGTGATTTTATAGCGTGTAGTTGGGATGTTTTAAACGATCATGACAAACAATGTCACAAAAAATTAGAAGATCAGAATGTGATAGGAAATCTAAACCCAGGGGCCAAGATAACTGTCATCTCAACAAACCAGCAcagtggagctgcaggagcaaAAGAGACTACCCCCTCTTTTTCAGTTATGTCTACCTCAAATTCTAAGTACGCAATTGTTTCGTCAAAAGATCTGAAGACATACAAGAGGCCATTGCAAACAATTACCAAGTACTTTGTGGCAACATCTGGACCAAATGTGAAACCCGCAGTGAAGTTAGCTGATAGCTCAGAGCTTCCAGACAGCACCAAAGGAACCATCATTTTGCAAGAATCTCCCTCAAGCTCTAGCCCAAACAGTAGTGGTGTGTTTAAAGTCACTGCAAAGTCCTTGATTGATATCACCCATGTGTCTCAACGTTTTTTGCTAGATGACCACCTTTTAAATACTGACCTGAGACCACCAAAGCCCAAGGAACAATCAAAAGAGACAGTTCCTAGCAACGCTGGCAAGAGGACCAACAATGAAAGCTCAAAAAGTCCTCCTGCTAAAAAAGCAAAGTCAGACAACGAGACGAAGCCCCCGGAGGAAGCAAGCGCAAGTAAACAGCAACCATCGAGCAACACAGAGATCTCATTTGACTTTAGTGAAGATGAAGGAGAAAAGAAGCTTCCGTTTACCACCGATGTGTTGAAGGCTTTGAAAAAACATTACAAGAAAAATCACCTAATACATGCGGTGGATAATTCCTTGATGTACTGCAGATATTCGGCGACTGGATGCCATGAAGGATCATCTCAGTCGAACAAATGTGAAAAAGCACTCGGTCCAGAAAGACGAGGAGGGATTTCTCCTGAGAGTGCCTGTTCATCAAATAAGGAAGTCAAAAATCCACCCTCACCCCAACATCCCATCTCCCCTGGAGCAGATGTGGGCTTCTATCATTGCAACACCTGCAAGTTTAGTCATAAGTCAGTTGTTGTTATGCATGTCCACTACCAAAAAAGCCATCCCGGTAAAGAAGTTACAATGGACAAAATCAAGTCAGCTCATGTCACGTCACATAGAACATCACAGAAGATTCCAGATAAGACTCCAAACCCTGTGGCAATCACTGGAACATCTGCACATCAAATGAACATCTCAGATacttttaagaaaacaaaagacaaagctgAGCTGTCACAGCGTAAGCACGCAGCAGAAGATTCTAAGACTCATTCAGAGTCTCCCAAAACTATGAAAGCGGAATCTGCGGAAGACGGAAATAAAGGCAAGCGGTCGCCTTCAAAACGaatgagagaaagggaaagtTTAACCCGCATTTCACCTATTAAATTGTTCTACTGCCAGTTTTGCAGTTATTCAAGCACCAACATCAAAAGCGTTGTTGGTCATCATAACGCAAAACATGCTGTGCATGCACTAACATGTATTGAAGAGATCTTAAGTTATAGTGCTGAGGTGCAGAAAAATAAACTTCAAAGTGAAGCTGAGGCCTCCCCAAGTACTAAATCTTCAAATACTAAAACTAATAAACAAGTTAAAGTATATAGTGAAAAAGTTCAACATGAAGAAGAGAATGTTTATGCGTGTGCAGAAAACTTGTTTTACTGCCAGAAATGCAACTATGGAAATCCATCTGTAAAAGGTGTAGCAAACCATCATTGCAAAATTCACCGAAGTCTACATTACAGCAGGGAACGCACTCTTGAACATACAGCTTTGATTCGGGATGAAattgaaaaatctaaatctcAAGCAAAGGACTTCCCCTTCTCTACACGTCTACCTCTCCCTCTTATAAATGAGGGCGATGAAGATATGTTCTTCTGCCACTTTTGCAACTATAGGCAGTGTACTAAGGAGTATGTACTGCGGCATTACGTCAAAAGACATCGGGGATTTATGGTTACGGGCGAACAAGTTTGTCTGTATACCTCTGTGGTTCGTGAAAAGACTCAGAAATCGCACCTAAAAACAACTGCAAATCAAGAAGTCGATCATTTCAaagtaaaggaaaataaaaaagcagaaaagctTGGCAAATCCGTCTCAGTTTCAGCCGCACCCTCAGTGACAccctcacaaacacagaggacCCTTCAGTGCTATAGATGCGCATACAGCactcaatatgtgtgtgttttgaagagGCATATATGGAAAGTCCACAGGGCAAACCGCACGGTCTCGAATGTTTTGAGAAAGTGTTACAAACAAGGATCTTTGCAGACGGGGTATCACTGTgacatgtgtgttttctctcacaaAGATGCAGCAGTAGTTTATGAACACTACCATGAGCAACACCCAGGACGTAAGCCGAGCCTTGATTACGTGACTAATCAGTTGTATGTCGGTCCCAAACTTCCTAAAAGGAAGAAACCTCAAATAAATCACAGCGATGACACGGATGGCAGATCACCATCTCAGAAACCTGGACAAAACGAAAGCAAGACTTATTCGTGCAGAGCATGTTCATTTAAAGGCAGCTCATTGTCAATCCTCGCACGCCACTACCGTGACGTTCATCCGTGGTCTGTGAAAGAAGACGGCTCGGTCCTGGGTGTCGTCAAAAACAAGAGACCAAGTGCGAGCAGGCTGGTGGAAGACCACAATAAATTGTCTGGGTCATTCGAAACCTACCAGGTACCTCTTGAATTTGATGATTCACCTGGTTTGTCTCCTGAAGAAACAGCATCTTCCGAAATGCTCACGTGCCCTAACTGCCCATCAAAGTTTTACACCCAGCACGGTCTCAACACTCACTGTGGAATGAAACACCATGAAGCTGTAAATGAAAACGCAGAGGAACCGCAAGAGCAAATCCAAACACGCATGTATGTCTTTAAGTGTCCACATTGTAGCTACGTGAATACCAATTATCAAGGAGTTCTCACTCACTGCCAGATGATGCATCCTGCCCTCGAATCCAGGGCGGACAATTTTCATTTGGATGAAGCACATTTATCCAACTGGGATGActgtttgaaaagaaaaggtCCCGGCAATCCTGGGAATTTGAAAATTAGTGGCTACATGTGTTTAGACTGCCCACACATCTGCTCAACGCTGGAGAAGCTGAAAAAGCACTGCGAGAAGGAGCATACGGAGACGCCCACACCATCAGCTGTGagcaaactaaaacaatataGGACTCTAAGCAATCGGCTACCAGTATCACAGGTTTCCTTTTTAAGTAAGAAAGTGTATGCAGTGGTTAGGTGCCAGTTCTGTGCTTACTGTTGCAGCACAAAACTTGCGCTCGGTCGACACATGCTCGTTCACCACAGGAAGGCGCCTGCTGCCAAGGTTCAGGAATCTGTGTTCAAGTGCATCTTGTGTTCCAATTCCTATTTCACAAAAAAGCGTCTAAGAAgccattattttaataaacacgGAAGGGACAGCTTCTTAGAATACTTTGCACCGGTATACAAGAAGGCCGACGAGAAGCCAGAGCCCACATCTCACGACCCTTTAACTCAGGCAACAAGAAAACACTGGTGA
- the mboat4 gene encoding membrane-bound ghrelin O-acyltransferase mboat4, translating to MGIYSSLLFTSTFVFILLVCSVDPRCLHTWVFGAQMLWQTFWHLLIQYREYYLHEPVSIRLFVAVSSLMLLTQRITSVSMDLQEKRVLLTFNASSKRKACVMLLPLISYILNFTTLLGGPLYSYSRFVSLMSGISLNTPPNPLRVVLLKLLQVLLLQWVRYYLVHFLKHNTYDPATSILLYGVLWVWGLAVVLRIQYYSHWRISECLNNAAGFGFWENSPGDSPEWSRLSDGDFWTIEASSRMSEFARRWNATTASWLRRLIYIRCKRFPLFMTFSFSLWWHGCHLGHFWGIWTWAATVEADYHIHGYLHPKLSSTWRNIYTCLSWINTQMIVACIVVAVELRNTSGLRLVSITYIGLFPLLNIMLLFISLKLNTV from the exons ATGGGCATCTACAGCTCGCTTCTCTTCACCTCCACCTTTGTGTTTATTCTGCTCGTGTGCTCTGTGGATCCCCGCTGCCTCCACACCTGGGTGTTTGGTGCCCAGATGTTGTGGCAAACCTTCTGGCACCTGCTTATACAGTACAGGGAATACTACCTGCATGAGCCTGTCAGCATCAG ATTGTTTGTGGCAGTGTCCTCGTTGATGCTGCTCACCCAGAGAATCACCTCGGTGTCCATGGACCTCCAGGAGAAGCGAGTTCTGCTAACATTTAATGCTTCATCCAAGAGGAAGGCATGCGTGATGCTTCTCCCTCTTATCAGCTACATCCTAAATTTCACCACACTGCTTGGGGGGCCTTTGTACTCCTACAGCCGATTTGTGTCCTTAATGTCGGGGATCAGCCTCAACACTCCCCCTAATCCACTGAGAGTAGTCCTCCTAAAGTTGTTGCAGGTGTTATTGCTGCAGTGGGTAAGGTATTATCTTGTCCATTTTCTGAAACATAACACATATGATCCCGCCACCTCTATCCTGCTCTACGGTGTCCTGTGGGTTTGGGGTCTGGCGGTGGTTTTAAGGATCCAATATTATTCTCACTGGAGGATCAGCGAATGCCTCAATAACGCAGCTGGGTTTGGCTTTTGGGAAAATTCACCAGGAGACTCACCAGAATGGAGCAGATTATCCGATGGAGATTTCTGGACCATCGAAGCGTCGAGCCGTATGTCTGAGTTCGCCCGTCGATGGAACGCCACAACAGCCTCATGGCTGCGTAGGCTCATTTATATAAGGTGCAAACGCTTCCCGTTGTTCATGACCTTTAGTTTCTCACTGTGGTGGCATGGCTGTCATTTAGGTCACTTTTGGGGAATTTGGACCTGGGCAGCGACAGTGGAGGCAGATTATCATATACACGGCTACTTACATCCAAAACTTTCATCAACATGGAGGAACATATACACTTGTTTGAGCTGGATAAACACTCAAATGATTGTTGCTTGTATTGTTGTAGCAGTAGAATTAAGAAATACATCTGGTTTGAGACTTGTATCTATAACATACATAGGTCTGTTTCCACTTCTTAATATAATGCTGCTCTTTATCTCATTAAAACTCAACACAGTTTAG